A window of the Candidatus Eisenbacteria bacterium genome harbors these coding sequences:
- a CDS encoding polyprenyl synthetase family protein, giving the protein MIMDISALREPIKEELELIELELRKTLSDNSVFTRKVLSHLVSTSGKRFRPILMCLVSKLNGASPPELIAAANIVELIHTATLVHDDSIDKSPLRRGLPTVNSLWSDDVAIAMGDYLYSKAFWLLVEKKFYPIMHILAETTNRMSVGEMMQLERKKDFEITEEEYLSIIREKTASLISASCEIGAYFGWGENGFRERFSSFGEKVGLAFQIVDDLLDFLGDEEVTGKGSGNDLKEGKVTLPLIIALKNAPKGKKSKILEVVGEEEIGDGHWKEVTTFVNNYGGFQYSREKAKEFGGRARNILSEFHSSPIREALNYAVDYVVERES; this is encoded by the coding sequence ATGATTATGGACATTTCTGCGCTCAGAGAGCCGATAAAGGAAGAGCTTGAGCTGATTGAACTTGAGCTCCGAAAGACACTTTCCGACAACAGTGTCTTCACACGAAAAGTCTTGTCTCACCTCGTTTCTACCTCAGGCAAGCGGTTCAGGCCTATTCTCATGTGCCTTGTTTCCAAGCTGAATGGAGCATCGCCGCCTGAGCTCATAGCCGCTGCGAACATAGTTGAGCTCATTCATACCGCAACCCTTGTGCACGATGATTCCATAGACAAGAGCCCATTGAGAAGAGGACTTCCCACCGTGAATTCGCTCTGGTCCGACGACGTGGCGATCGCCATGGGCGACTACCTTTATTCAAAAGCGTTTTGGCTGCTCGTTGAGAAGAAGTTCTACCCGATAATGCATATTCTCGCCGAGACCACGAATAGGATGAGCGTGGGAGAGATGATGCAGCTTGAAAGGAAGAAGGACTTTGAGATAACCGAGGAAGAATACCTGTCGATCATCCGTGAAAAGACCGCGTCGCTTATCTCGGCATCATGCGAGATTGGTGCATATTTCGGATGGGGTGAAAACGGTTTCAGGGAGAGGTTCTCAAGCTTCGGGGAAAAAGTCGGACTTGCTTTCCAAATAGTCGATGATCTTCTCGACTTCCTGGGCGATGAAGAGGTCACTGGAAAAGGTTCAGGCAATGATCTCAAGGAAGGAAAAGTCACGCTTCCCCTCATAATAGCTCTGAAGAATGCTCCTAAGGGCAAAAAGTCAAAGATCCTTGAAGTCGTGGGAGAAGAAGAGATCGGTGATGGTCACTGGAAGGAAGTCACGACGTTTGTGAATAACTATGGCGGATTCCAATACAGCAGAGAGAAGGCAAAGGAATTTGGAGGCAGGGCCAGGAACATTCTCTCAGAGTTTCACTCCTCACCAATAAGAGAGGCGCTTAACTACGCGGTTGACTACGTGGTTGAAAGAGAAAGCTAG
- a CDS encoding class I SAM-dependent DNA methyltransferase, with amino-acid sequence MPNESSTIVQRLWNYCNVLRDDGVSYGDYVEQLTYLLFLKMADEQTKPPFNKPSSIPKDLDWQSLVEKDGDALEVHYRHILETLGKGKGMLGAIFRKSQNRIQDPAKLRRLIELINAETWMGMDIDVKGEIYEGLLQKNAEDIKSGAGQYFTPRALIRAIVEVMRPEPGMTICDPACGTGGFLLAAHEYLAKNYSLDIEEKKFLKFNTFKGWDIVDNVVRLCAMNLYLHGIGGDESPIVTGDALVSDPGDRFDMVLTNPPFGKKSSITIVNGEGKADRESLIYERQDFSATTSNKQLNFLQHVKTLLKINGKAAVVVPDNVLFEGGAGETVRKKLLHECDVHTLLRLPTGVFYAQGVKANVLFFDRKPASEKPWTEKLWIYDLRTNRHFTLKEAPLRYEDLEEFVSCYNLENRFDRKEAERFRAFTCDELLKRDKTSLDIFWLKDESLEDSENLPNPDVLAREIAENLESALEQFNSIVGDLGKK; translated from the coding sequence ATGCCCAACGAATCATCCACGATAGTCCAGCGCCTATGGAATTACTGCAATGTGCTTCGTGACGACGGCGTGAGCTACGGCGACTATGTGGAACAGCTGACCTATCTTCTATTCCTCAAGATGGCAGATGAGCAGACAAAGCCGCCTTTCAATAAACCTTCGAGCATCCCGAAGGACCTTGACTGGCAGAGCCTCGTTGAAAAAGACGGAGATGCTCTGGAAGTTCACTACCGACACATCCTCGAAACTCTGGGTAAAGGGAAAGGCATGCTTGGTGCCATCTTCAGGAAGTCTCAAAACAGGATCCAGGATCCCGCGAAGCTCAGACGTCTCATCGAGCTGATAAACGCTGAGACTTGGATGGGCATGGATATTGATGTGAAGGGTGAAATCTACGAAGGGCTTCTGCAGAAGAACGCAGAGGATATTAAGAGCGGCGCTGGGCAATACTTCACTCCGAGGGCACTCATCAGAGCGATAGTAGAAGTCATGCGGCCAGAACCCGGGATGACCATCTGCGACCCCGCCTGCGGCACAGGCGGTTTTCTTCTGGCAGCCCATGAGTATCTTGCCAAGAACTATTCACTGGACATAGAGGAGAAGAAGTTTCTGAAGTTCAACACGTTCAAGGGATGGGATATCGTTGACAATGTTGTGAGACTGTGCGCTATGAATCTTTACCTTCACGGCATAGGAGGAGATGAAAGTCCGATTGTCACTGGCGACGCACTTGTCTCTGACCCAGGAGACCGCTTTGACATGGTGCTGACCAATCCTCCTTTCGGCAAGAAGAGCAGCATAACCATTGTAAATGGCGAAGGGAAGGCCGACAGGGAGTCATTGATCTACGAGCGGCAGGACTTCTCGGCAACAACTTCAAACAAACAATTGAACTTCCTCCAGCATGTGAAAACGCTTTTGAAAATTAACGGAAAGGCAGCGGTCGTGGTGCCAGACAACGTTCTTTTTGAGGGCGGCGCTGGGGAGACTGTAAGAAAAAAGCTGTTACACGAGTGTGATGTGCACACGCTCCTTAGACTCCCGACAGGGGTGTTCTACGCCCAGGGTGTAAAAGCCAATGTTCTCTTTTTTGACAGGAAGCCGGCAAGTGAAAAGCCTTGGACGGAGAAACTCTGGATATACGATTTGAGAACAAACAGGCACTTTACGCTGAAGGAAGCTCCCTTGCGCTACGAAGACCTTGAAGAGTTCGTCAGTTGCTACAACCTAGAGAATCGTTTTGACAGAAAGGAAGCGGAACGCTTCAGAGCCTTCACCTGCGATGAACTCTTGAAACGGGATAAGACGAGCCTTGACATCTTCTGGCTCAAGGACGAAAGCCTTGAAGATTCAGAGAATCTTCCGAATCCGGATGTGCTTGCGAGAGAGATTGCGGAGAATCTTGAATCCGCCCTAGAGCAATTCAATAGCATCGTTGGCGATCTGGGGAAGAAATAG
- a CDS encoding DUF2283 domain-containing protein — MEALRILEGKPALNWEYDEEADVLYISVGKPRAAVGTDIGDGVIVRYDDKKKVVVGITIIGFRARTLRSISGK, encoded by the coding sequence ATGGAAGCCTTAAGAATTCTTGAAGGCAAGCCCGCGCTCAACTGGGAATATGATGAGGAAGCCGATGTGCTCTATATCTCAGTAGGGAAACCACGTGCCGCGGTCGGAACCGATATCGGTGACGGTGTGATTGTTCGCTATGACGATAAGAAAAAAGTGGTAGTTGGCATTACGATCATCGGCTTTCGGGCTCGTACATTACGGAGCATCTCTGGAAAGTAG
- a CDS encoding nucleotidyltransferase domain-containing protein, whose translation MDKDTVLKILSRFIKALESKGITITKLILYGSYATGTFREGSDIDVVVISQDFAGKGYWERIDILSDAIYEVFEPIEAIALTPVEWEKEESAIVEYSKSGEVVYGA comes from the coding sequence ATGGATAAAGACACTGTTCTAAAGATACTATCCCGTTTCATAAAAGCCCTGGAGTCCAAAGGCATCACGATAACCAAGTTGATATTATACGGCTCTTATGCAACGGGCACGTTTAGGGAGGGGAGCGACATAGACGTCGTGGTCATATCTCAAGACTTTGCGGGGAAAGGCTATTGGGAAAGAATAGACATTCTTTCAGATGCCATATACGAGGTCTTTGAACCGATAGAGGCAATCGCTTTGACGCCAGTCGAGTGGGAAAAAGAAGAATCAGCAATTGTTGAATACTCAAAAAGCGGCGAGGTAGTCTATGGAGCCTGA
- a CDS encoding HEPN domain-containing protein — MAKDPQEWLRQADYDIETAEHMFKAGRHFYAVFMCHLALEKALKGVYREKLKDAPPRTHNLVYLLNKTHAKPEESVGRFLVRLNEASVATRYPEELDKLQDDFTEPVVRDILARSREVLKWIKTLF; from the coding sequence ATGGCGAAAGATCCTCAGGAGTGGCTAAGACAAGCTGACTACGATATCGAGACAGCAGAGCATATGTTTAAGGCAGGAAGACATTTCTACGCGGTTTTTATGTGCCATTTGGCGCTCGAGAAGGCGCTAAAAGGGGTTTACCGGGAAAAGCTGAAAGACGCACCACCGAGAACGCACAATCTTGTTTATCTTCTGAACAAGACTCATGCGAAACCTGAGGAATCCGTCGGAAGATTCCTTGTAAGACTTAATGAAGCCAGCGTTGCGACAAGATACCCTGAGGAATTGGATAAGCTCCAAGACGATTTCACAGAACCGGTGGTAAGGGACATACTCGCAAGAAGCAGGGAGGTCTTGAAATGGATAAAGACACTGTTCTAA
- a CDS encoding restriction endonuclease subunit S, with the protein MKEIMVQDELPKGWVWAGLEEIGEVNPGFYAEATVHDTEVTFLPMKCVEELTGRIDLSISKKLSEVRKGYTHFVNGDLLLAKITPCMENGKVAIAHGLKNGIGFGSTEFHVVRLHECLPRRLFFFFLIREEFRKEAQGNMTGSAGQLRVPASYIQQSPLPLPPLAEQRRIVAKIEELFTRLDAGVEALKKVRTQLKRYRQTVLKSAFEGKLTEEWREAHKGEVEPASMLLERIKQEQKTKLGKKYKELPQADTSTLPKLPRGWQWTAVGELAGGIHYGYTEKAADLPIGPRFLRITDIQNSGVDWDSVPYCKIDESMKEKYLLKDGDLVFARTGATVGKSFLIRGDIPEAVFASYLIRIILHRSVTKETVYYFFQSPLYWLQIQKGKLGIGQPNVNANALSQILLPLPPSAEQCKIVEEIEHRFSVADVVEKAVAQSLIQAERLRQSIMKKAFEGKLVPQDPTDEPAQKLLERIKIEKAKRAVEAKGKKPKRRTGYGERSSGVAKTS; encoded by the coding sequence ATGAAAGAGATTATGGTTCAGGATGAACTACCCAAAGGTTGGGTGTGGGCGGGGCTAGAAGAGATAGGCGAAGTCAATCCGGGCTTCTACGCAGAAGCCACTGTCCACGATACGGAGGTTACGTTCCTGCCGATGAAATGCGTCGAAGAACTAACAGGTCGCATTGATTTGTCCATTAGCAAGAAACTATCAGAGGTGAGAAAAGGCTATACGCATTTCGTGAATGGTGATTTGCTTCTTGCAAAGATCACTCCATGTATGGAAAACGGAAAGGTAGCCATTGCTCATGGCCTAAAGAACGGTATTGGGTTTGGTTCAACTGAATTCCATGTAGTCAGGTTGCATGAATGCCTTCCGAGGAGGTTATTCTTTTTCTTTTTGATAAGAGAGGAATTCAGGAAGGAAGCTCAAGGAAACATGACTGGCTCCGCAGGTCAATTGAGGGTTCCAGCCAGCTATATTCAGCAGAGTCCTCTCCCTCTTCCACCTCTTGCCGAGCAACGCAGGATTGTGGCGAAGATTGAGGAGTTGTTCACCAGGTTGGATGCGGGCGTAGAGGCATTGAAGAAGGTAAGGACACAGTTGAAGCGTTATCGGCAGACGGTTTTGAAGTCTGCTTTCGAAGGAAAACTGACCGAAGAATGGAGGGAGGCTCACAAAGGCGAAGTTGAACCTGCGTCTATGCTTCTTGAACGCATCAAACAAGAACAAAAGACGAAGCTCGGGAAGAAATACAAGGAACTGCCGCAGGCAGACACATCGACTTTGCCAAAGCTGCCTCGAGGGTGGCAATGGACTGCTGTCGGAGAATTAGCGGGAGGAATACACTACGGGTATACAGAAAAGGCCGCAGATTTGCCAATAGGTCCAAGGTTCCTCAGAATCACCGACATACAGAATAGCGGGGTTGATTGGGATTCGGTTCCCTACTGTAAGATTGATGAGTCTATGAAAGAAAAATACCTCCTGAAAGATGGAGACCTGGTTTTCGCAAGAACAGGAGCGACTGTCGGGAAGAGTTTCCTTATTAGAGGTGACATCCCTGAGGCGGTGTTTGCGTCGTACCTCATAAGAATAATACTTCACCGCAGCGTCACGAAGGAAACTGTGTACTACTTTTTTCAATCCCCTCTTTATTGGCTACAAATCCAAAAAGGGAAACTGGGAATTGGACAACCGAATGTCAACGCAAATGCATTGTCACAAATCCTTCTTCCACTTCCCCCCTCTGCTGAGCAGTGCAAAATCGTAGAAGAAATCGAGCACCGCTTCTCTGTGGCGGACGTGGTGGAAAAGGCAGTGGCGCAGAGCCTCATCCAGGCGGAACGGTTGCGGCAGAGCATTATGAAAAAAGCGTTCGAGGGCAAGCTTGTGCCACAGGATCCGACTGATGAACCGGCTCAGAAGCTCCTCGAACGGATCAAAATTGAGAAAGCCAAACGCGCGGTTGAGGCAAAAGGAAAGAAACCAAAACGGAGAACAGGTTATGGCGAAAGATCCTCAGGAGTGGCTAAGACAAGCTGA
- a CDS encoding ATP-binding protein yields the protein MSLFTKTLSEIRFADIEDFCRVWPEGVRVEYKQTLPKDPRKTISAFANTMGGVCLIGVKAKDGVPEMPITGMKKVMGIEETITQSSITGIYPSVLPEVRTIEVPDKEENVVVVIRVSESLGAPHAIQNSTRVYVRTGSISQPHELAEIDRLEYLLKRRETPSRKKTALLRSADHRVRLHVPDPILGPTLKVTVIPVFPHRPIVSQEKLYLFAQEEGTYGYISQPVRVLGGVIDSRPKSHRHMEMNEYGLVYFFSKLEFIEELVQVAYELEKRPTKALRFPQLVGILGKVLKIAEDLYESCQYLGNVEISVILSGIRSCAMLYEVGGFAELELMERGLCVDDTVSSSRITLAYDPVRSISCVLPEMLREIAWVFQLVPANLDETVQEILVQNRSMQQ from the coding sequence ATGTCCTTATTTACGAAGACCCTCTCAGAGATTAGATTCGCCGATATTGAAGACTTTTGTAGGGTGTGGCCAGAAGGGGTACGTGTCGAATACAAACAGACCCTTCCTAAAGATCCGCGCAAGACTATTTCTGCTTTTGCCAATACGATGGGTGGGGTCTGCCTTATTGGAGTGAAGGCAAAAGATGGAGTCCCGGAAATGCCGATCACCGGAATGAAGAAAGTGATGGGGATTGAAGAAACGATCACGCAAAGTTCTATTACCGGAATTTATCCGTCGGTTCTGCCTGAGGTTCGTACAATAGAGGTTCCGGACAAGGAGGAGAATGTTGTCGTGGTCATCCGGGTGAGTGAAAGTCTTGGTGCTCCTCATGCCATTCAGAATTCTACGCGCGTGTATGTCAGGACTGGATCCATAAGTCAGCCTCACGAGCTTGCTGAGATAGACAGACTGGAGTATTTATTGAAACGGCGAGAGACACCTTCAAGAAAGAAAACGGCCCTTTTGCGTTCAGCCGATCACCGGGTAAGACTCCACGTGCCAGATCCGATTCTTGGACCCACCCTCAAAGTCACCGTGATTCCAGTCTTTCCTCACAGGCCTATTGTGTCCCAGGAGAAACTCTATTTGTTTGCTCAAGAGGAGGGGACTTATGGATACATCTCACAGCCCGTCAGAGTTCTTGGCGGGGTCATTGATAGTCGTCCGAAATCCCACAGACATATGGAGATGAATGAATACGGACTGGTCTATTTCTTCTCCAAGCTCGAGTTTATTGAGGAGCTGGTTCAAGTGGCCTATGAATTGGAGAAGAGACCGACAAAAGCTCTTCGTTTTCCTCAGCTGGTCGGAATTCTAGGGAAGGTCCTAAAGATTGCAGAAGATCTCTACGAAAGTTGCCAATACCTAGGAAATGTGGAGATTAGCGTGATCCTCTCTGGCATTCGATCTTGTGCTATGTTGTACGAAGTGGGTGGTTTTGCGGAACTTGAGCTTATGGAACGCGGTCTCTGTGTGGATGACACAGTGAGCTCTTCCAGGATTACACTGGCGTACGATCCGGTTAGAAGCATAAGTTGTGTGCTACCAGAAATGTTGCGAGAAATAGCATGGGTTTTTCAGTTAGTTCCCGCGAACCTTGATGAAACAGTCCAAGAGATTCTGGTTCAGAACCGGTCAATGCAGCAATGA
- a CDS encoding type I restriction-modification enzyme R subunit C-terminal domain-containing protein encodes MKPEEKARQKIDELFESAGWKVQDRREMNLGASLGVAVREFPLESGTADYLLFLDRKAAGVVEAKPEGTTLSGVAEQTANYLTRIPENVPRVGNPPPYAYESTGIETFFRNLRDPEARSRRMFAFHKPETLRGWLSQEETLRTKLRALPPLAIEGLRDCQIEAIRNLELSFGDARPRSLIQMASGGGKTYAAVNFVYRLVKFANAKRVLFLVDRKTLGRQAKREFEQFVTPDDGRKFTELYNVQHLTSNTFDPVSRVCVTTIQRLYSMLKGEPDFDTELEEQSLFDISPGGSQLGEVSYNPQIPIETFDFIITDECHRSIYHLWRQVFEYFDAFIIGLTATPSKQTLGFFDQNLVTEYNHERAVADGVNVGYDVYRIKTEITEKGSKVEAGYYVDKRDKLTRKRRWEQLDEDLEYVPVQLDRDVVAPDQIRTVVRTFREKLFSEIFPGRKEVPKTLIFAKDDSHAEDIVHIVREEFGKGNEFCKKITYKTTGENTEDLISSFRNSYNPRIAVTVDMISTGTDIKPLECLLFMRDVKSRVYFEQMKGRGMRVIPQTDFNAVTPDSAHKTHFVIVDAVGVCESDKTDSRPLERNRNIPFEKLITWVALGNRDEDVLTSLAGRLARLSREIDEKDSKTIENAAGGRPLKHIINDLLDAIDPDKKVEKAKEIFDTKKPTDDQVKRASEELVKTACEPFDNPKLRNTIIEIKKRYEQTIDTVSKDKVVFAGFDDQAKERARSIVDNFRKFIEKNKDELTALQIIYSKPYGKRRLTYEQIKELAETIAKPPYGFAPDLLWEAYRQLESAKVRGAGPVKLLTDIISLVRFAIGQTYMLEPYSDAVERRFREWIGLQEKAGRKFAPQQMDWLEMIKDHIATSLGVAMEDFELAPFHEKGGPVRAYQLFGDKLNQVLEELNEALAA; translated from the coding sequence ATGAAACCAGAAGAGAAGGCAAGACAGAAGATTGACGAGTTGTTTGAATCCGCGGGCTGGAAGGTTCAAGATCGCAGGGAAATGAATCTTGGAGCGTCTCTTGGCGTGGCTGTCCGCGAGTTTCCTCTTGAGTCTGGAACTGCTGACTATCTTCTTTTCTTGGACCGAAAAGCAGCAGGTGTCGTTGAAGCAAAGCCTGAAGGGACCACACTAAGCGGCGTGGCAGAACAAACTGCAAACTATCTAACGCGTATCCCAGAGAATGTTCCTCGCGTCGGGAATCCCCCTCCATACGCATATGAAAGTACAGGCATAGAGACTTTCTTCAGGAACCTGAGAGACCCTGAGGCTCGCTCTCGAAGAATGTTCGCATTTCACAAGCCAGAAACTCTTAGAGGATGGCTTTCGCAAGAAGAGACCCTCAGAACGAAGTTGCGAGCACTACCACCTCTGGCAATTGAAGGTTTGAGAGATTGCCAGATAGAAGCAATTCGAAATCTGGAACTATCATTTGGGGACGCCAGACCCAGGTCGCTCATTCAAATGGCTTCGGGAGGCGGAAAGACATACGCCGCTGTGAACTTCGTTTACAGATTGGTCAAGTTTGCAAACGCAAAACGTGTACTCTTCCTGGTTGACAGGAAAACCCTTGGCCGACAGGCCAAAAGAGAGTTCGAGCAGTTTGTGACCCCTGACGACGGCCGGAAATTCACAGAACTGTACAATGTGCAACACCTCACCTCCAACACCTTTGATCCTGTGAGCCGTGTATGTGTTACGACTATTCAGAGGCTGTACTCAATGCTGAAGGGTGAGCCAGACTTTGATACCGAACTTGAAGAGCAATCGCTCTTCGATATTTCGCCCGGCGGTTCCCAGCTCGGAGAAGTGTCCTACAATCCCCAGATTCCGATAGAAACGTTTGATTTCATAATCACGGATGAGTGCCACCGCTCCATCTACCACCTCTGGCGTCAGGTGTTTGAATACTTCGATGCCTTCATCATAGGACTGACCGCAACACCTTCAAAACAAACCCTTGGGTTCTTTGACCAGAATCTTGTGACTGAATATAACCATGAGCGTGCCGTCGCAGATGGCGTGAACGTTGGTTACGATGTTTATAGAATCAAGACTGAGATCACCGAGAAAGGCAGCAAAGTGGAAGCAGGTTATTATGTTGACAAGCGAGATAAACTCACCAGGAAGAGACGTTGGGAGCAGTTGGATGAGGACTTGGAATACGTTCCGGTTCAATTAGACCGAGATGTTGTGGCCCCGGACCAAATAAGAACCGTTGTGAGAACATTCAGGGAGAAGCTCTTTTCCGAGATATTTCCTGGCAGGAAGGAGGTTCCGAAAACTCTTATCTTTGCCAAGGATGACTCTCATGCAGAGGACATCGTTCATATCGTGCGAGAAGAGTTCGGCAAGGGAAATGAGTTTTGCAAGAAGATAACCTACAAAACGACTGGCGAGAATACGGAAGATCTGATCTCCAGCTTTCGCAATTCCTACAACCCGCGCATAGCGGTGACGGTGGACATGATTTCCACCGGCACTGATATCAAGCCTTTGGAGTGCCTTCTGTTCATGAGAGATGTGAAGTCAAGGGTCTATTTTGAGCAAATGAAGGGGCGGGGCATGAGAGTCATCCCTCAGACTGACTTCAATGCGGTTACTCCCGATTCAGCTCACAAGACGCACTTTGTGATTGTGGATGCCGTCGGGGTGTGCGAGAGCGACAAGACTGATTCAAGACCTCTTGAGCGCAATAGGAACATTCCCTTTGAGAAACTCATCACGTGGGTCGCGTTGGGCAATAGAGACGAGGACGTACTTACTTCTCTGGCGGGGAGGCTCGCGAGACTGAGCAGGGAGATTGACGAAAAGGACAGTAAGACGATCGAAAACGCTGCGGGAGGCAGGCCACTCAAACATATCATCAACGATTTGCTCGATGCAATTGACCCGGACAAAAAAGTTGAAAAAGCCAAGGAGATTTTCGATACAAAGAAGCCAACCGACGACCAAGTCAAGAGAGCTTCCGAGGAACTCGTGAAGACCGCTTGCGAACCTTTTGATAATCCGAAGCTGAGAAACACAATCATTGAAATCAAGAAGAGATACGAACAGACCATCGATACTGTGAGCAAAGACAAGGTAGTCTTTGCTGGCTTTGACGATCAGGCAAAGGAAAGAGCGCGGTCGATCGTTGACAACTTCAGAAAATTCATTGAGAAAAATAAGGATGAACTTACAGCCCTTCAAATTATCTACAGCAAACCATATGGCAAGCGCCGCCTCACCTACGAGCAAATCAAGGAGCTTGCAGAAACTATAGCAAAGCCGCCATATGGCTTTGCACCAGACCTTCTTTGGGAGGCTTACAGGCAACTTGAGTCGGCAAAGGTCAGAGGGGCTGGACCTGTGAAACTCCTCACGGACATTATCTCGCTTGTGCGCTTTGCTATCGGCCAGACCTACATGCTGGAACCATACTCTGATGCAGTGGAGCGCAGGTTCCGTGAATGGATTGGACTCCAAGAGAAAGCCGGACGCAAGTTTGCACCCCAGCAAATGGACTGGCTCGAAATGATAAAAGACCACATTGCCACGAGCTTGGGTGTTGCAATGGAGGATTTTGAACTCGCGCCATTCCACGAGAAGGGTGGACCGGTGAGGGCATACCAACTATTCGGAGACAAATTGAATCAGGTTCTGGAAGAACTAAATGAGGCGCTGGCAGCGTAG